The following proteins are encoded in a genomic region of Dyadobacter sp. UC 10:
- a CDS encoding HEAT repeat domain-containing protein, whose product MKMDIEKLLEKYYEGETSIEEEKELKRFFSEENVPDHLASHAAQFGYFTDARNEYPSLTFTSGLAARLDPPQQGPVRRFTGWVARIAAGLVLLLVGFSGGYVFQSGKNDGHVADAADEASVNAMKNVLTFEKMSGTSASERIQAVNKSYELSNADRETTQLLINTLNFDPNINVRLAACQALLHFENEPEVNEALIRSLAIQTDPNIQISLIEALVALREKRANDQFVQLAQNQEVMEVVRLKAEQGISELNNVNVRSL is encoded by the coding sequence ATGAAAATGGATATTGAAAAACTGTTAGAAAAATATTACGAGGGTGAAACCAGTATTGAGGAAGAAAAAGAACTCAAAAGGTTTTTCAGTGAAGAAAATGTGCCTGATCACCTCGCAAGTCACGCCGCACAGTTCGGTTATTTTACGGATGCTAGAAACGAGTATCCGTCCCTGACCTTCACAAGCGGACTGGCAGCCAGGCTCGACCCACCACAGCAGGGGCCTGTTCGGAGGTTCACAGGCTGGGTGGCGAGGATTGCAGCGGGTCTGGTACTGCTTCTCGTCGGTTTTTCCGGGGGATATGTTTTCCAAAGCGGGAAAAACGACGGCCATGTTGCCGATGCAGCTGATGAGGCATCTGTCAATGCAATGAAAAATGTGCTCACGTTTGAGAAGATGTCCGGCACTTCCGCCAGCGAACGCATTCAGGCGGTTAATAAAAGTTATGAGCTATCCAATGCCGACAGGGAAACCACTCAGCTTTTGATCAACACTCTCAATTTTGACCCTAACATTAATGTAAGGCTTGCGGCTTGTCAGGCATTGCTGCATTTTGAGAATGAACCAGAGGTAAATGAAGCGTTGATCCGCTCTCTGGCCATTCAAACAGACCCCAATATCCAGATTTCGCTGATCGAAGCTTTGGTGGCACTCAGGGAAAAGCGCGCTAACGATCAATTTGTGCAGCTTGCGCAAAACCAGGAAGTCATGGAAGTGGTCCGCCTCAAAGCTGAGCAGGGAATCAGTGAGCTTAATAATGTCAATGTCCGCAGCCTGTAA
- a CDS encoding response regulator, whose protein sequence is MKTVLLVEDHSIVRMGVRMLIEDFVPTVTIVEAGTFNETLKHLQTRFFDLVILDIKIPGGEGLNMIGKIKAVQPKVKILVYSSQDEELYALHYFKAGASGYLPKDSSNDELEKAITSVLNGGTYISNVIQHQLVSNSLLEKDRKQSPIETLSNRELEIMDMLLIGKWTKDIAIDLNIKESTVSTYKARIFDKLEVTNILELFKKVEIYKKQLMPR, encoded by the coding sequence ATGAAAACAGTTTTACTAGTTGAGGATCATTCAATTGTCAGAATGGGCGTGCGGATGCTGATTGAAGATTTTGTTCCGACTGTGACTATTGTGGAGGCAGGTACCTTTAATGAAACACTGAAACATTTGCAGACCAGATTTTTCGATCTCGTTATTTTAGATATTAAAATTCCGGGAGGCGAGGGGTTGAATATGATCGGTAAGATCAAGGCTGTTCAACCAAAGGTAAAAATATTGGTATATTCTTCGCAGGATGAGGAATTGTATGCATTGCATTACTTCAAGGCAGGCGCAAGCGGCTATTTGCCAAAGGATTCTTCCAATGACGAACTTGAAAAGGCCATAACGTCCGTACTAAATGGAGGGACGTATATCAGCAATGTAATTCAACACCAGCTGGTTAGTAACAGCTTACTGGAAAAGGACCGCAAGCAAAGCCCGATCGAAACATTGTCCAACAGGGAACTTGAAATAATGGATATGCTCCTGATCGGTAAATGGACAAAAGACATTGCAATTGATCTGAATATCAAAGAGAGTACGGTAAGTACTTATAAAGCAAGGATTTTTGATAAACTGGAAGTAACCAATATTCTCGAATTATTTAAAAAAGTAGAAATCTATAAAAAGCAACTAATGCCTCGATGA
- a CDS encoding sensor histidine kinase, whose protein sequence is MNLAFLEWPVRKQLAIETNTLHRLRIKVLAYVLHLRIVSTGMLLAFYLSRDYTPQTFRVGALLIISILFYIALSVGLQWRKAIHTAVLIFMGIVWTNLFILDKSIDVVTLQYAAILVLCAFYGLGNRWGIAYSLVVLTAFIVFMLTGHQVGSQIRLGPAGSDNIAVGLLLVNDLIFFILIHYCFFSAFNETIRTLDARTMELTENLNLQEKLQQKQHEELVHQKHLLASISHDIKSPLRFLMITTGRLATSHPDLPTVRAISQSSYRLYNFMKNLLEYTEFRYKNTGITFTYLDVSELVAQTFEIFSAQAVANSNTLVNEVAPGVIVKSNVQLVGIVLHNLIDNANKVTSGGNIIVKFEDYRNELHILVCDDGQGMSPEIMNWINSPAKVPGPDDNPQSFGMGLLIVKEISELLRAKLHAVPFEPRGTAIHIIFSKNNPL, encoded by the coding sequence ATGAATTTAGCATTTCTGGAATGGCCTGTCCGCAAGCAGCTCGCAATTGAAACAAATACACTTCATCGGCTGCGAATTAAAGTGTTGGCTTATGTGCTCCACCTCAGGATCGTTTCCACGGGAATGTTGCTTGCCTTCTACCTGTCCCGTGACTACACACCGCAGACATTCAGAGTAGGTGCGCTCCTGATCATCTCTATACTTTTTTACATCGCGCTTTCGGTGGGTTTGCAGTGGCGTAAGGCGATACACACTGCGGTTTTGATATTTATGGGGATCGTGTGGACAAATCTGTTCATACTCGACAAATCCATTGACGTGGTTACCCTTCAATATGCCGCCATACTGGTGCTGTGTGCCTTTTATGGATTGGGAAATCGCTGGGGTATTGCATATTCTCTGGTCGTTCTGACTGCATTCATCGTATTTATGCTGACCGGTCACCAGGTCGGCTCTCAGATACGGCTCGGCCCGGCTGGCTCGGATAATATCGCGGTTGGACTGCTCCTGGTTAATGATCTGATATTTTTCATCCTCATACACTATTGTTTTTTCAGTGCTTTCAATGAAACGATCAGGACTTTGGATGCGCGTACGATGGAATTGACGGAGAACCTGAATTTGCAAGAGAAACTGCAGCAAAAGCAGCATGAGGAACTTGTTCATCAAAAGCATTTGCTGGCCAGTATTTCTCATGACATTAAAAGTCCTCTGCGATTTTTAATGATTACGACCGGCCGGCTCGCCACGAGCCATCCCGATTTGCCAACTGTGCGGGCGATCAGCCAATCGAGTTACAGGCTGTATAATTTTATGAAGAACCTGCTTGAATACACCGAATTCAGATATAAGAATACCGGTATTACCTTTACCTATCTGGATGTCAGTGAGTTGGTTGCTCAGACGTTTGAGATTTTTTCCGCACAGGCCGTCGCAAACTCTAATACCCTGGTCAACGAAGTTGCACCGGGCGTTATCGTGAAGAGTAATGTGCAGCTGGTAGGAATCGTGTTGCATAACCTGATCGATAACGCCAACAAGGTAACTTCCGGAGGCAATATCATCGTGAAGTTCGAAGACTACCGCAATGAATTGCATATCTTAGTTTGCGATGACGGCCAGGGAATGAGCCCGGAAATCATGAACTGGATCAATAGCCCGGCCAAAGTCCCGGGGCCGGACGACAACCCGCAGAGCTTCGGAATGGGCTTGCTGATTGTAAAGGAAATCAGTGAACTACTAAGGGCTAAACTACATGCAGTTCCTTTCGAACCCAGAGGAACGGCGATTCATATTATTTTTTCGAAAAATAATCCATTGTAG
- a CDS encoding winged helix-turn-helix transcriptional regulator: protein MQQDSQTTFSSEACTGKLNALGDALYVIGGKWKLRVIIALREGNKRFNELQRTISGISARVLSNELKELEVNGFVKRKVQTDPVVVIEYELTAYSDTLNPVLDSLISWGETHKAKIRQEWSTALAEKQ, encoded by the coding sequence ATGCAGCAAGATTCGCAAACGACATTTTCTTCGGAAGCCTGTACAGGAAAACTAAATGCATTGGGCGACGCCTTGTATGTGATTGGCGGCAAATGGAAATTAAGGGTGATCATTGCGTTGAGAGAAGGCAACAAACGTTTCAACGAGTTGCAGCGTACGATCTCCGGGATATCCGCAAGAGTACTTTCAAATGAGCTGAAAGAGCTGGAAGTCAATGGATTTGTAAAGAGAAAAGTCCAGACGGATCCTGTGGTTGTCATCGAGTACGAACTGACTGCATACAGCGATACACTAAACCCAGTTCTTGATTCACTGATCAGCTGGGGAGAGACACACAAGGCTAAGATTCGCCAGGAATGGTCTACTGCTCTGGCAGAGAAACAGTAA
- a CDS encoding DUF4097 family beta strand repeat-containing protein — protein MKDYFKILCICLLATSAFAQKKVDKTLPYKSGQTVNLGLKFADSITVRYWDKPDALVKMDITINGGRLNDALTIETSQTSEEVKLSTDFDQEILKQSLKSDCPESKSGNWTDKDGVTRYLCKTINYQVFLPKNARLKLETIDGNIDIEGANSAVSAKTISGYVDMNWSGTNGANVAMKTITGEVYSDLNIDFKNKHEKSPIVGYLLEGTIRGGGPDVRLESISNNVYLRQKK, from the coding sequence ATGAAAGATTATTTCAAAATCCTATGCATTTGCCTGCTCGCAACATCTGCTTTTGCGCAAAAAAAGGTTGACAAAACGTTGCCCTACAAAAGCGGCCAGACCGTGAACCTTGGGCTGAAATTTGCCGATAGCATCACCGTGCGTTACTGGGACAAACCGGATGCGCTTGTAAAAATGGATATTACCATCAACGGTGGCCGGCTGAACGATGCGCTGACCATCGAAACCAGCCAAACTTCTGAGGAAGTGAAGCTCAGCACCGACTTTGATCAGGAAATCTTAAAACAGAGTTTAAAGTCGGATTGCCCTGAGTCGAAAAGTGGCAACTGGACAGACAAGGATGGGGTAACACGCTATCTGTGCAAAACAATTAACTACCAGGTCTTTTTGCCAAAGAACGCGAGGCTCAAACTGGAAACGATCGACGGTAATATTGACATCGAAGGAGCGAATTCAGCGGTTTCAGCAAAAACGATCAGCGGTTACGTTGATATGAACTGGTCGGGAACAAATGGGGCAAATGTGGCGATGAAGACCATTACCGGCGAGGTGTATTCTGATCTGAACATTGACTTCAAAAACAAGCATGAAAAAAGCCCCATTGTCGGATACCTTCTTGAAGGTACAATCCGAGGCGGCGGCCCGGATGTAAGACTAGAATCGATCAGCAATAATGTGTATTTGAGGCAAAAAAAGTAA
- a CDS encoding glycosyltransferase family 117 protein produces the protein MTSFRKLNIFTSWGVFALALGTYLLTMERTASFWDCGEFIACAFKLQVPHPPGAPFFLLVGRLFSLLALGDLTRVAYWVNMVAVLSSAFTIFFLFKTIVLLAVKLVGKKENELGTFETILVLGSGVTGALAYAWSDSFWFSAVEAEVYGLSSFFTAIVIWSVFKWERTEDPAAENRWMILTAYLIGLSIGVHLLNLVAIPALALIYYFKKYPKPGLLGGTIAFLTGLVILGVINAGIIPGLPELAGKFEIFFVNTLGTPYNTGIVFFVLLFIGTLACGIRYSQKAEKVLLNTALLSLAFVLVGYSSYILVLVRSGYNPPINENDPSNVLRFVSYLKREQYESRPLLYGPSFVSNPVSQKRGEPVYTKKDGKYVVTDYRPVYEYEPGSKMLLPRMYSSLPGHPALYQQMTGLAEGQKPTLRHNLSYLFSHQLGHMYWRYFLWNFVGRESDREGAGTLLPWKASSYPKSILSNRAHNNFLMLPFLLGIAGLVYMYYRGRRDLLVLGFLFALTGVALVVYLNSPPSEPRERDYIYVGSFYIFCMWIGVGVLAVAGMLAQMIKNSVTRAGLAVAASLSVPVILVSEGWDNHDRSNRYHSVDFARNLLNSCAPNAILFTGGDNDTFPLWYVQEVEGFRTDVRVCVQTFLGSDWYINQLKRKMNKSDALPLSLDTNAYAKGKNEYIPFYEIPAVKNGINLKEYLELIQQENKAIQVPLTSGDMASILPSSNLFLPVDAAQVRAMNIVKKELVPLLSDLMSWKIGNKDLLKGDLVMLDIIASNNWKRPVYFSSTMGSSHNLGLQEYLQLEGYAYRLLPVRVPGAEDGYVNSDMMYDNLMHKTFWREMDNPKVYYDDTYRGSPVITARLSFLRLAQQLIAEKRVDKARQVIDKGMSVMPDDTIPFDQVSVGFVGALFDVGENKKALDSARIMARRSDDNLTWLRENSDQRSRDVNVDLFILQTIVRECRRARQEPEATKYEEMFKKHLIAFNMYSQED, from the coding sequence ATGACTTCTTTCCGAAAGCTCAACATTTTTACCAGCTGGGGCGTCTTCGCACTCGCGCTGGGCACCTACTTATTGACCATGGAGCGCACAGCCAGTTTCTGGGATTGTGGCGAATTCATAGCCTGTGCTTTCAAACTGCAGGTCCCGCACCCCCCTGGCGCCCCTTTTTTTCTGCTCGTTGGGCGGCTTTTCTCCCTGTTAGCATTGGGTGACCTGACCAGGGTGGCATACTGGGTTAATATGGTCGCTGTGCTGAGCAGTGCATTTACCATCTTTTTTCTCTTCAAAACCATTGTTCTGCTGGCCGTAAAACTGGTCGGAAAGAAGGAAAATGAGCTGGGTACTTTTGAAACGATACTAGTCCTCGGTTCAGGCGTTACCGGCGCCCTTGCATACGCCTGGTCCGACTCTTTCTGGTTTTCGGCGGTGGAGGCGGAGGTTTACGGATTATCCTCTTTTTTTACTGCCATCGTAATCTGGTCGGTATTTAAATGGGAAAGGACGGAAGACCCGGCTGCTGAGAACCGCTGGATGATTCTCACCGCTTACCTGATCGGATTGTCGATTGGCGTCCATTTACTCAACCTGGTCGCAATCCCTGCGCTGGCGCTGATTTACTACTTCAAAAAATATCCTAAACCCGGCCTGCTCGGCGGGACAATTGCTTTTTTAACAGGACTGGTTATTCTTGGAGTTATCAATGCGGGCATTATCCCAGGTCTGCCGGAGCTGGCCGGGAAATTCGAGATTTTCTTTGTCAATACACTGGGTACGCCATACAATACCGGCATTGTGTTTTTTGTGTTGCTATTTATCGGAACACTTGCCTGTGGTATCCGTTACTCGCAGAAAGCCGAAAAGGTGCTGCTCAATACTGCGCTGCTTTCTCTGGCATTCGTGCTGGTCGGCTATTCATCCTATATACTGGTACTGGTACGTTCGGGATACAATCCGCCTATTAATGAAAATGATCCGAGCAATGTATTGCGGTTTGTATCTTATTTAAAGCGGGAGCAATATGAAAGCAGGCCGTTGCTGTATGGGCCTTCGTTCGTATCCAATCCCGTCAGTCAGAAAAGGGGCGAGCCGGTTTATACCAAAAAAGACGGCAAATATGTGGTTACCGACTATCGGCCGGTTTATGAATATGAGCCTGGAAGTAAAATGCTGCTGCCCAGGATGTATAGTTCTCTGCCGGGGCACCCTGCTCTTTATCAGCAAATGACCGGACTTGCGGAAGGGCAGAAGCCGACTTTGAGGCACAATCTTTCCTACCTGTTTTCGCATCAGCTCGGGCATATGTACTGGCGGTATTTTCTGTGGAATTTCGTTGGCCGGGAAAGCGACCGGGAAGGTGCAGGGACATTACTTCCCTGGAAAGCATCTTCTTATCCGAAATCCATCCTATCAAACCGGGCGCACAACAACTTCCTGATGCTTCCTTTTTTGCTGGGAATTGCCGGGCTTGTTTATATGTACTATCGCGGTCGCAGGGATTTGCTCGTACTTGGTTTTTTGTTTGCATTAACCGGTGTCGCGCTGGTTGTTTACCTTAATTCACCACCGTCCGAACCCAGGGAAAGAGATTATATATATGTAGGCTCATTCTATATTTTTTGTATGTGGATCGGTGTCGGGGTGCTGGCTGTTGCGGGGATGCTTGCGCAAATGATTAAAAATAGTGTAACAAGGGCCGGACTCGCCGTAGCTGCAAGTTTATCGGTGCCGGTGATTCTCGTCAGTGAAGGCTGGGATAATCATGACCGGAGCAACCGTTACCATTCTGTCGATTTTGCCCGAAACCTCCTTAACTCATGCGCGCCGAATGCCATTCTTTTCACAGGTGGGGATAATGATACTTTTCCGCTTTGGTATGTTCAGGAAGTGGAGGGTTTCAGAACGGATGTCAGGGTTTGTGTTCAGACTTTCCTTGGCAGTGACTGGTACATCAATCAGCTCAAACGAAAAATGAACAAATCGGACGCTCTGCCGCTTTCACTCGATACCAACGCGTACGCCAAAGGAAAGAACGAGTACATCCCATTCTATGAAATACCCGCCGTGAAAAACGGTATCAATCTAAAAGAGTACCTTGAATTGATCCAGCAGGAAAATAAGGCAATCCAGGTTCCGCTCACCAGCGGCGATATGGCTTCTATTCTCCCTTCTTCCAATCTCTTTCTACCTGTCGACGCCGCGCAGGTCCGGGCAATGAACATCGTCAAAAAGGAGCTGGTACCATTGTTAAGCGACTTGATGAGCTGGAAAATTGGTAATAAGGATCTGCTTAAAGGTGACTTGGTCATGCTCGATATTATTGCCAGCAACAATTGGAAGAGACCCGTTTACTTCTCTTCTACAATGGGCTCTTCCCACAATTTGGGATTACAGGAGTATCTGCAGCTGGAAGGTTACGCCTACCGCCTGCTGCCCGTGCGAGTTCCGGGCGCGGAGGACGGTTACGTAAACTCGGATATGATGTATGACAATCTAATGCATAAAACTTTCTGGCGGGAGATGGATAACCCGAAAGTGTATTACGACGATACCTATCGCGGCTCACCGGTGATTACCGCACGACTTTCTTTTCTGAGACTTGCCCAGCAGCTCATTGCAGAAAAACGTGTGGACAAAGCGCGACAGGTGATCGACAAAGGCATGTCGGTAATGCCGGATGATACCATCCCGTTCGACCAGGTTTCTGTTGGCTTTGTCGGGGCTTTGTTCGATGTAGGGGAGAATAAGAAAGCATTGGATTCCGCGCGGATAATGGCCAGGCGGTCGGATGACAATCTTACCTGGCTGAGGGAAAACAGTGATCAGCGCAGCCGGGATGTGAATGTTGATCTTTTTATCCTGCAAACGATCGTCCGGGAATGCAGGCGTGCTCGCCAGGAACCGGAGGCGACCAAGTACGAAGAAATGTTTAAAAAGCACCTGATAGCATTTAATATGTATAGTCAGGAGGATTGA
- a CDS encoding DUF4097 family beta strand repeat-containing protein, with protein sequence MKKTLLMCVGVLFCLASVQGQTREFKTKLANSKDKKVVMEMAAADVKIEGGASDDLVIQASSGFEAPPERAKGLKPLYYTGVDNTGIGLSVTSEGNVVKIEKVTRKEVKYTIRIPKQAGVLFQETNWQGGSKLVVNNMSGDLEIRTNGANINLNNVTGPVVANSTSGNVNVVFSNLSQSKPTAISSISGEIDVSLPATAKSDMKLRSINGEMYTDFELGVKSSKEGLSRVGGGGNIEGSTNGGGVELQLNTISSNIYIRKQK encoded by the coding sequence ATGAAAAAGACACTGTTAATGTGTGTAGGGGTATTGTTTTGCCTTGCCAGCGTGCAGGGGCAGACCCGCGAGTTTAAAACAAAACTGGCCAATTCGAAGGACAAGAAGGTGGTCATGGAGATGGCTGCTGCCGACGTGAAGATCGAAGGCGGCGCTTCTGATGATCTGGTCATTCAGGCTTCATCGGGTTTCGAAGCGCCACCCGAGCGTGCCAAGGGATTAAAGCCACTTTACTATACCGGCGTGGATAACACGGGGATAGGGCTTTCAGTGACGAGTGAGGGCAATGTCGTGAAGATCGAAAAAGTGACGAGAAAAGAGGTGAAATACACGATCCGCATACCGAAACAGGCGGGAGTATTGTTTCAGGAAACCAACTGGCAGGGTGGGTCAAAACTGGTGGTCAATAATATGAGTGGTGATCTCGAAATCCGGACTAATGGCGCGAATATCAACCTGAACAATGTAACCGGCCCGGTTGTCGCGAATAGTACCAGCGGAAATGTTAATGTGGTTTTCTCGAATCTGAGCCAGTCCAAACCCACTGCTATTTCATCGATCAGTGGCGAGATAGACGTGTCACTGCCTGCCACCGCGAAATCCGATATGAAACTCAGGTCTATCAACGGTGAAATGTATACCGATTTTGAGCTGGGGGTGAAAAGCTCAAAAGAAGGGCTTTCCCGTGTGGGAGGAGGAGGGAATATTGAAGGCAGTACAAATGGAGGAGGGGTTGAATTACAGCTTAATACGATCAGCAGCAATATTTATATTCGTAAACAGAAATAA
- a CDS encoding alpha-amylase family protein, with product MIEDLWYKNAVIYSLDLETFMDGNNDGTGDFEGLCNKLDYLHALGLDTIWLAPFQPTPNRDNGYDISDFYGVDPRHGSSGDFVDFIHKARKLGIKVIIDLVVNHTSDQHRWFQEARSSKDNPKRDWYVWSEKKPKDWNKGMVFPGVQKATWTLDKKAKAYYFHRFYEFQPDLNTDNPRVRAEIARIMGYWLELGIAGFRVDAVPFILESPGPGVTKPPMHFEYLKDMRKFLQWRRGDAVLLGEANVVPEESKQYFGEAGDGIHLMFNFFVNQYTFYALATGDTRPLIKALEATRGIPKTSQWAHFLRNHDELDLGRLSEEERKTVFERFGPEKDMQLYHRGIRRRLSPMLGNRQQTELAYSLMFSLPGTPVIRYGDEIGMGEDLSLKEREAVRTPMQWSGEKNGGFSSAEQLVNPVVSDGYYAYEHTNVENQRRDPNSLLNWMTTLIRLRKECPEIGYGDWEIMDTGYTEILGMKYMWRNKILLLWHNFKETSLELVVPEKQAGAGRLIDLCNNIESQLDDRGRHTITLEAYGYRWFRAYTE from the coding sequence ATGATCGAAGACCTTTGGTACAAAAATGCAGTAATATATAGTCTGGACCTGGAAACTTTCATGGACGGGAACAACGACGGCACGGGGGATTTCGAAGGGCTATGCAATAAACTGGATTATTTACATGCACTGGGGCTGGACACGATTTGGCTGGCGCCTTTTCAGCCAACTCCCAATCGGGATAATGGCTACGATATCAGCGACTTTTATGGAGTGGACCCGCGTCACGGATCGAGTGGCGACTTTGTCGATTTTATTCATAAGGCCCGGAAACTTGGTATTAAGGTAATCATCGACCTGGTTGTTAATCATACCTCGGATCAGCACCGCTGGTTTCAGGAAGCCCGTTCCTCCAAAGACAATCCCAAACGTGACTGGTATGTCTGGTCAGAAAAAAAGCCGAAGGATTGGAACAAGGGTATGGTTTTTCCAGGGGTGCAGAAGGCGACCTGGACACTGGACAAGAAAGCCAAAGCTTACTATTTTCATCGGTTCTACGAATTTCAACCTGACTTAAATACTGACAACCCGCGCGTGAGGGCCGAGATTGCCAGAATCATGGGATATTGGCTTGAACTGGGAATTGCAGGTTTTCGGGTGGACGCGGTCCCCTTTATTCTGGAATCGCCTGGCCCGGGCGTGACAAAGCCACCTATGCATTTCGAATATCTGAAAGATATGCGCAAGTTTTTACAATGGCGACGGGGCGATGCGGTGCTGCTGGGCGAAGCGAATGTAGTGCCGGAAGAAAGTAAGCAATATTTCGGGGAAGCAGGCGACGGTATTCACCTGATGTTCAACTTTTTTGTTAACCAATATACATTTTACGCACTTGCAACCGGCGACACGAGGCCGTTAATCAAAGCGCTGGAAGCGACCCGGGGTATTCCGAAAACGAGTCAGTGGGCGCATTTTCTGCGAAATCACGATGAGTTGGACCTGGGCCGGCTTTCGGAAGAAGAAAGGAAAACAGTCTTTGAAAGGTTCGGGCCTGAGAAAGATATGCAATTATATCACCGGGGGATCCGAAGAAGGTTATCCCCCATGCTGGGCAACCGGCAACAGACGGAGCTGGCATATAGCCTGATGTTTTCCTTACCAGGAACACCTGTAATCCGTTACGGCGATGAGATAGGAATGGGAGAAGACCTGTCACTTAAGGAACGCGAGGCTGTACGTACCCCGATGCAATGGTCCGGTGAGAAGAACGGAGGTTTTTCCAGTGCCGAACAACTCGTTAATCCGGTGGTTTCGGACGGATACTATGCTTACGAGCACACCAATGTGGAAAATCAACGCCGCGATCCCAATTCGCTTCTTAACTGGATGACCACCCTGATCAGGCTGCGTAAAGAATGCCCGGAAATCGGTTATGGCGATTGGGAGATAATGGACACAGGATATACTGAAATTCTGGGGATGAAATATATGTGGCGCAATAAGATCCTGCTGCTTTGGCATAATTTCAAAGAAACATCCCTTGAACTGGTAGTGCCCGAGAAGCAGGCGGGGGCGGGGAGACTTATTGACCTTTGCAATAACATTGAAAGCCAGCTGGATGATCGCGGCAGGCATACTATCACGCTGGAAGCATATGGTTACCGGTGGTTTAGGGCATATACGGAATAA
- a CDS encoding DUF899 domain-containing protein, with amino-acid sequence MEKLGTLNGNVMAGNDGHPVVDREEWTKARIALLKEEKELSKLSERLAEKRRSLPWVKVDKDYVFESEDGKVSLSDLFKGNSQLFIYHFMFAPEWEEGCPGCSFMADHLDGPNLHIPHHDVSIAVVARAPLSKILPFKKRMGWQFPWVSSFESDFNYDYHVSFSEEQVKSGEIYYNYETLPHDSDTESPGASVFYKDAGGQIYHTYSTYSRGLDIVLGAHHLLDMTPKGRNEDSTMDWMRHHDKYDGVKSGGDSCCH; translated from the coding sequence ATGGAAAAACTGGGAACACTGAATGGAAATGTAATGGCGGGCAACGATGGACACCCCGTTGTTGACAGGGAAGAGTGGACAAAGGCCCGTATTGCGCTTTTAAAGGAAGAAAAAGAACTCAGCAAACTCTCGGAGAGACTAGCCGAAAAGCGGCGCAGCCTGCCTTGGGTGAAAGTCGACAAAGATTATGTATTCGAAAGTGAGGACGGAAAAGTTAGCCTTTCTGATCTATTCAAAGGAAACAGCCAACTCTTTATATACCATTTCATGTTCGCACCGGAATGGGAAGAAGGTTGTCCTGGCTGCTCGTTCATGGCTGATCATCTCGACGGCCCCAACCTGCACATTCCGCATCACGATGTATCGATTGCCGTTGTCGCCCGCGCTCCGTTATCAAAGATACTCCCCTTCAAAAAACGAATGGGGTGGCAGTTCCCGTGGGTATCTTCGTTTGAAAGCGATTTCAATTACGATTATCACGTCTCGTTTTCCGAAGAGCAGGTAAAGTCAGGTGAGATTTACTATAATTACGAGACCCTGCCGCACGACAGCGATACAGAATCGCCTGGTGCCAGTGTGTTTTATAAAGATGCCGGCGGCCAGATCTATCATACCTATTCTACCTACTCCCGCGGACTCGATATCGTACTAGGCGCTCATCATCTGCTTGATATGACACCCAAAGGGCGAAATGAGGATAGTACGATGGACTGGATGCGCCACCACGATAAATATGACGGCGTGAAATCCGGTGGTGACTCCTGCTGTCACTAA